A genomic stretch from Novosphingobium resinovorum includes:
- a CDS encoding type 1 glutamine amidotransferase domain-containing protein, which yields MTLEGRNIAILIAPRGTEEPEFVQPRRAIEQAGGIVTVIGLEPGEAKTNNGDLDPGGSYDVDRTVADVSAEEFDGLIIPGGTVGADKLRADGQAVDFVSAFFQQKKPVGAICHGPWLLVEADVVEDRELTSYPSIRTDIENAGGNWTDQEVVVDQGLVTSRNPHDLPAFCAKLVEEFAEGRHADA from the coding sequence ATGACACTCGAAGGCAGGAACATTGCCATTCTTATCGCCCCTCGTGGGACCGAGGAGCCCGAATTCGTCCAGCCCAGGCGGGCGATCGAGCAGGCAGGCGGCATAGTGACGGTTATCGGTCTCGAACCGGGCGAGGCCAAAACCAACAACGGCGATCTGGACCCGGGTGGCAGCTACGACGTCGACAGGACGGTAGCGGACGTCAGCGCCGAAGAATTCGATGGCTTAATCATTCCTGGAGGTACGGTGGGCGCGGACAAGTTGCGTGCCGATGGTCAGGCTGTAGACTTCGTCAGCGCTTTCTTTCAGCAAAAGAAGCCCGTGGGCGCGATCTGCCACGGCCCCTGGCTCCTTGTTGAAGCAGACGTGGTCGAGGACCGCGAACTCACTTCCTATCCTTCGATCCGGACTGATATCGAGAACGCAGGTGGCAATTGGACGGATCAGGAGGTGGTCGTCGATCAGGGTCTCGTCACCAGCCGCAATCCCCACGACCTGCCTGCCTTTTGCGCCAAGCTCGTCGAAGAATTCGCCGAAGGGCGCCACGCGGACGCATGA
- a CDS encoding class I SAM-dependent methyltransferase, translated as MKMVDHLLGPLDWSKIALLIEYGPGSGRFTFEILRRMCPDARLMAIETGAEFARSLRSDCDDHRLIVVEGSAAQVNHHLGRHGLGQADFVVTGLPFSTLGPAEGDAIMRETALALKPSGQLAAYQMRTAIRPLIERHFSDLRDAYEWWNIPPCHLYWASGPNRNA; from the coding sequence ATGAAGATGGTCGATCATTTACTTGGACCGCTCGACTGGTCAAAGATCGCACTGTTGATCGAATATGGCCCAGGAAGCGGTCGCTTCACCTTCGAGATACTCCGGCGCATGTGCCCCGACGCGCGGCTCATGGCGATCGAGACCGGCGCAGAGTTCGCCAGGAGCCTGCGCTCGGACTGCGACGACCACCGGCTGATCGTTGTCGAAGGATCAGCGGCGCAGGTGAACCATCACCTTGGCCGCCATGGCCTCGGCCAGGCCGACTTTGTCGTGACCGGCTTGCCGTTCTCGACGCTCGGGCCCGCTGAAGGCGATGCGATCATGCGGGAGACCGCTTTGGCGCTCAAACCTTCCGGGCAGCTTGCGGCCTATCAGATGCGCACGGCTATCAGGCCCCTCATTGAGCGGCATTTCTCCGACCTGCGCGACGCCTACGAATGGTGGAACATCCCGCCGTGCCATCTCTACTGGGCGAGCGGGCCGAACCGGAATGCCTAG
- a CDS encoding ankyrin repeat domain-containing protein: MQELLFDAARLGRDDVIPVLLEAVADIEGVGAKGHTALVLATYHGFEKTAALLLDRGADPNGATASGSPLMGVAFKGHLPIADQLLAAGADPNLRNAAGQTALMMSALFDRREVVELLLGAGADINAVDLAGNDAAILARVQGNDSFVQWLTERQETHSSR, encoded by the coding sequence GTGCAGGAACTGCTGTTCGACGCTGCCAGGCTGGGGCGCGACGACGTGATACCGGTCCTGCTGGAGGCGGTTGCCGATATCGAGGGTGTCGGTGCGAAGGGGCACACCGCCCTGGTCCTCGCGACCTATCATGGTTTCGAAAAGACCGCCGCGCTGCTGTTGGATCGCGGCGCCGATCCGAACGGCGCGACGGCAAGCGGCAGCCCGCTGATGGGGGTCGCTTTCAAAGGACATCTGCCCATCGCCGACCAACTGCTCGCCGCCGGTGCGGACCCGAACCTGCGCAACGCTGCGGGACAGACCGCGCTCATGATGAGCGCCCTGTTTGACCGGCGAGAGGTCGTCGAACTTTTGCTTGGCGCCGGCGCCGATATCAACGCAGTGGATCTTGCTGGGAACGACGCAGCGATCCTTGCGCGAGTGCAGGGCAATGATAGTTTTGTCCAGTGGCTCACCGAGCGGCAGGAGACACATTCCTCGAGATGA
- a CDS encoding PRC-barrel domain-containing protein: protein MIAAMMTAANLGARVTGWGFVVFTVGSIAWSVVGLSSQQTNLIASNGFLTLVNLIGIRRWLGRQRAYEDGGKSATEASRRSRFPTLFTATGIAGMPVLLRDGKAIGKAVEALLSCESGSVSYIVVASSGIGGLGEELRAIDRCEIDFARDQLNLKGSRAWFESLPTLVEGEWPASPNGLA, encoded by the coding sequence ATGATCGCTGCAATGATGACTGCGGCCAATCTTGGCGCGCGTGTGACGGGCTGGGGTTTTGTCGTTTTCACCGTCGGTTCGATCGCCTGGTCTGTTGTCGGGCTTTCGTCACAGCAAACCAATCTCATCGCTAGCAATGGCTTCCTTACACTCGTCAATCTCATTGGTATCCGGCGCTGGCTAGGCAGGCAGCGAGCCTATGAGGATGGCGGTAAGTCCGCCACCGAAGCAAGTCGGCGCTCCCGATTTCCGACCCTGTTCACTGCGACCGGCATCGCCGGCATGCCTGTCCTTCTCCGCGATGGAAAGGCGATCGGCAAGGCGGTCGAAGCCCTCCTCTCCTGCGAGAGCGGCAGCGTCAGCTATATTGTCGTGGCTTCGAGCGGGATTGGGGGTCTTGGCGAAGAATTGCGAGCCATCGATCGGTGTGAGATAGATTTCGCCCGCGACCAGCTGAATCTGAAGGGATCGCGCGCCTGGTTCGAAAGTCTACCCACATTGGTGGAAGGGGAATGGCCAGCATCCCCGAATGGACTGGCCTAG
- a CDS encoding DksA/TraR family C4-type zinc finger protein: MANGWARDGAVQDQIDDTVRDAVQRARTMMPAGESAEYCDDCGEDIPERRRQALPGTRTCVACQSIRDATLRSVGINRRGSKDSQLK, from the coding sequence ATGGCGAATGGCTGGGCGCGCGACGGCGCGGTGCAGGATCAGATAGACGATACGGTCAGGGACGCTGTACAGCGCGCGCGAACTATGATGCCCGCTGGCGAGAGCGCAGAGTATTGCGACGACTGCGGCGAGGACATACCCGAGCGCCGGCGGCAGGCGTTGCCCGGCACCCGTACCTGCGTTGCGTGCCAGTCGATACGTGACGCTACTCTACGTTCTGTCGGCATAAATCGCCGGGGCAGCAAGGATAGCCAGCTCAAATAA
- a CDS encoding GNAT family N-acetyltransferase, with protein sequence MAEVGSDEKLRDMAQHRGLKLLKSRKRKPGVGDYGKFGLTDAGGKPLLGIGANGLEASAEDVEAYLRAGAAGSWKASAESTPARPAPKARPTGGNDGKDEYPESVIRPRAKRRSVGQSESQSRAPSKGRNKAEKQSADQRKTAAKEAASVRLASPRNDRRPDPAPVPELKLVIRTATAADAEALVPLVRQLSAVKFDELGIARNLKAALKADAGMAVAELGEVVGCCAWAVIPMIQHGPVGRLTMLLVTEAHRRKGIATALVDEAMTSLRKAGCTRLEAMSDIEVRNSHNFFRALKFEQTSYRFARSIDPK encoded by the coding sequence ATGGCAGAGGTGGGAAGCGATGAAAAACTGCGCGACATGGCCCAGCATCGCGGCCTCAAGCTCTTAAAATCACGAAAGCGCAAACCCGGCGTCGGCGACTATGGCAAGTTCGGGCTTACCGATGCAGGGGGCAAGCCCTTGCTCGGCATCGGTGCCAACGGACTGGAAGCGTCGGCCGAAGACGTTGAGGCCTATCTGCGTGCCGGTGCCGCCGGCAGCTGGAAAGCATCGGCAGAAAGCACCCCCGCCAGACCGGCACCGAAAGCCCGACCCACTGGCGGCAATGATGGCAAAGATGAATATCCGGAATCGGTCATCCGGCCACGCGCAAAACGCAGGTCGGTAGGACAGTCGGAATCGCAAAGCCGAGCACCTTCGAAAGGTCGCAACAAGGCCGAGAAGCAGTCAGCAGATCAGCGTAAAACCGCCGCGAAAGAGGCTGCGAGCGTCAGATTAGCATCTCCTCGAAACGACCGCCGCCCCGATCCAGCGCCGGTCCCCGAGTTGAAACTGGTCATTCGAACCGCGACGGCAGCCGATGCGGAGGCACTCGTCCCGCTCGTGCGACAGTTGTCGGCGGTCAAGTTTGACGAACTCGGCATCGCGCGAAATCTGAAGGCAGCGCTCAAGGCGGATGCCGGCATGGCCGTTGCGGAATTGGGAGAGGTCGTCGGTTGCTGCGCCTGGGCCGTCATTCCCATGATCCAGCATGGCCCGGTCGGCAGACTGACAATGCTGCTCGTCACAGAAGCGCACCGAAGAAAAGGGATCGCCACCGCTTTGGTCGATGAAGCCATGACGTCGCTGCGCAAGGCAGGTTGCACGCGGCTTGAAGCGATGAGCGACATCGAGGTCAGGAACTCCCACAATTTCTTCCGGGCCTTGAAGTTCGAGCAGACCAGCTACCGTTTCGCGCGCTCAATCGACCCAAAGTGA
- a CDS encoding KTSC domain-containing protein: MIERAVFDEAAGTLCISFRQTGKYLYHDVPSTVFDDLCKAASAGRFFNEQIKGRFAHRRDPERRRFGPTDETPSGLPEHPID, from the coding sequence ATGATCGAGCGTGCCGTGTTCGACGAAGCGGCAGGCACGCTGTGCATCTCGTTTCGTCAGACCGGCAAATATCTCTACCATGACGTGCCTTCCACTGTCTTCGACGACTTGTGCAAGGCCGCCTCGGCGGGCAGGTTCTTCAACGAGCAGATCAAGGGGCGCTTCGCGCACCGTCGCGACCCTGAACGCCGGCGTTTCGGTCCCACGGATGAAACTCCATCAGGTCTCCCCGAGCACCCGATAGACTGA
- a CDS encoding Ku protein, whose product MAARPYWKGQIRLALVSIPVEIYSATKSGATIAFNQIHEPSGKRIKYEKVVPGIGPVDLDEIVKGFEYAKGEYVLLDEKEIEGVKLESKKTLELTQFVDSHDIDPIYFEKPYYVVPADDLAEEAFIVLREALRRSRKIGLGQLAMRGREYVVSIKACGRGMVMETLRYADEVNKAASYFREIGDGDPDDELLDLATTLIDKKTGKFDAADFHDRYVDALKDLIERKKKGKTLNIDADDSEADTRGSNVVDLMAALKKSLGSGDAKPAGKKAPAKKATKGAAKEPATKSPPKTTRKRA is encoded by the coding sequence ATGGCTGCAAGACCTTATTGGAAAGGCCAGATTCGACTGGCTCTGGTTTCAATCCCCGTCGAAATCTATTCGGCGACCAAAAGCGGCGCGACGATTGCGTTCAATCAGATTCACGAGCCGTCTGGCAAACGCATCAAATATGAGAAGGTCGTGCCCGGCATCGGCCCGGTCGACCTCGACGAGATCGTCAAAGGCTTTGAATATGCCAAGGGCGAATATGTCCTGCTCGATGAGAAAGAGATCGAGGGCGTCAAGCTGGAGAGCAAGAAGACCTTGGAGCTGACCCAGTTCGTCGACAGCCACGACATCGACCCGATCTATTTTGAAAAACCCTATTATGTCGTTCCCGCAGACGATCTGGCAGAAGAAGCCTTCATCGTACTGCGCGAGGCGCTTCGCCGCAGCCGGAAAATCGGACTTGGTCAGCTTGCGATGCGCGGGCGGGAATATGTCGTCAGTATAAAGGCCTGCGGACGGGGAATGGTGATGGAAACCCTGCGTTATGCCGATGAGGTGAATAAGGCGGCGAGCTATTTCCGCGAAATCGGCGACGGCGATCCCGATGACGAGCTTCTCGATCTCGCCACCACCCTGATCGACAAGAAGACCGGAAAGTTCGATGCCGCCGATTTCCATGACCGCTATGTCGACGCGCTGAAGGATCTGATCGAGCGCAAGAAGAAGGGAAAGACCCTCAACATCGACGCGGACGATAGCGAAGCTGATACGCGGGGTAGCAACGTCGTCGATCTGATGGCGGCGCTCAAGAAATCGCTCGGCAGCGGCGATGCCAAGCCCGCTGGGAAGAAGGCACCCGCCAAAAAGGCAACGAAGGGCGCCGCCAAGGAGCCAGCGACGAAATCCCCGCCGAAGACGACGCGCAAGCGGGCATAA
- a CDS encoding DUF6771 family protein, whose protein sequence is MTTLLTSTILAVIERAPQWVRHDLESKDDSLRARAEETLAAMISAALQDMQSQPFA, encoded by the coding sequence ATGACGACCTTGCTGACTTCCACCATCCTTGCCGTGATCGAGCGCGCGCCGCAGTGGGTTCGCCACGATCTCGAATCCAAGGATGACTCCCTTCGGGCGCGCGCCGAAGAGACACTGGCAGCGATGATTTCAGCCGCACTCCAGGATATGCAGAGCCAACCTTTCGCCTGA
- a CDS encoding DedA family protein, whose product MTEWITGIVEKLGYWAIALLMLLENVFPPIPSEVIMPLAGYTAADGGLNLAPVILSGTLGTVAGAAFWWWLAGKYGERRLKALADRHGRWLTLSADEIDRIDDWFDRHGSWAIPLAHVVPGLRTLISIPAGMFGTRFARFIVLTTSGSAVWNSLLAGAGYLLGKQFSAVDRYLGPAGLGIMAAVLLYYIYRVITFRPSTKNA is encoded by the coding sequence ATGACCGAATGGATCACCGGCATTGTCGAGAAGCTGGGGTACTGGGCCATAGCCCTGCTCATGCTGCTCGAGAATGTCTTTCCCCCGATACCCTCCGAGGTCATCATGCCGCTCGCTGGCTATACGGCGGCCGATGGCGGTCTCAACCTCGCGCCTGTCATTCTCTCCGGCACGCTTGGGACGGTTGCGGGCGCCGCCTTCTGGTGGTGGTTGGCAGGCAAGTACGGTGAGCGGAGACTGAAGGCCCTCGCGGATCGCCACGGCCGCTGGCTGACGTTGTCAGCCGATGAAATAGATCGCATCGATGACTGGTTCGATCGCCATGGCTCCTGGGCTATTCCTCTCGCGCATGTCGTGCCGGGGCTACGTACGTTGATCTCGATCCCGGCTGGCATGTTCGGCACCCGCTTCGCCCGGTTCATCGTCCTGACCACATCGGGATCGGCGGTCTGGAACAGTCTCCTGGCTGGAGCGGGATACCTTCTGGGGAAGCAGTTCTCGGCGGTTGATCGTTACCTCGGGCCTGCGGGCCTCGGGATCATGGCGGCAGTCCTGCTGTACTACATCTACCGCGTCATCACCTTCAGGCCGAGCACGAAAAATGCTTGA
- a CDS encoding diguanylate cyclase domain-containing protein — MLEDDISTTLMRLGLATILGLALGFERERRGHDAGLRTHGLVALSSGRAADQLLPEAVYRDLVAPLFAMATPILGFGILYAVVGILVFVSWHSRAVLALVVCSSIVTAIRLLIIRGYHRAGGMTQEVSALRRWEKRYTWATCACAGLIASLNLVALGAPHPLVHLATVSLIFTFGAGIVSRNAGRPRLCLLGQTITVVPVSLGMLVHATRIGASTVTGQFFILEAILLLVVAAMSIESVRHLYQSALEHLTTKHDLGNLARYDPLTGLANRLLVRECFLRQAQSCRVDRQIAIHYLDLDGFKAINDQFGHPIGDRLLVQVAERLAATVRGEDVVRRLGGDEFVVLQPDVLHADQAELLARRIIRQLSDSYHIDDTEMQISASVGISLAPVHGLDLDRLLQCADAALYRSKRKGKAQVHFCDDPVPGDRGRAVA, encoded by the coding sequence ATGCTTGAGGACGACATCTCCACCACCCTCATGAGGCTTGGGCTTGCGACGATTCTGGGCCTCGCTCTGGGCTTCGAACGCGAGCGCCGGGGCCACGATGCGGGCTTACGCACGCATGGACTTGTCGCGCTGAGCTCGGGAAGGGCGGCCGATCAGTTGCTGCCGGAGGCCGTCTATCGCGATCTCGTGGCACCTCTTTTTGCCATGGCAACGCCCATACTGGGATTTGGCATTCTCTACGCGGTCGTTGGAATACTGGTCTTCGTCAGTTGGCACAGCCGAGCAGTCCTCGCGCTGGTTGTGTGCTCCAGCATTGTCACCGCCATTCGCCTTCTGATCATTCGCGGGTATCACAGGGCAGGGGGAATGACCCAGGAGGTGTCGGCGCTTCGACGATGGGAGAAGCGCTACACGTGGGCAACATGTGCCTGTGCCGGCCTGATAGCGAGCCTCAATCTGGTGGCGCTCGGAGCGCCTCATCCGCTCGTCCATCTGGCCACCGTCAGCCTGATCTTCACCTTTGGCGCCGGGATCGTATCGCGCAATGCGGGCCGACCCCGGCTCTGTCTGCTTGGCCAGACAATCACAGTTGTTCCAGTCTCGCTGGGAATGCTCGTGCATGCGACGCGGATCGGTGCTTCTACCGTTACCGGGCAGTTCTTCATACTTGAGGCCATTCTGCTTCTCGTCGTGGCCGCGATGAGCATCGAATCCGTCCGACATCTTTATCAATCGGCGCTCGAGCATCTGACGACCAAGCATGACCTTGGAAACCTGGCGCGATACGATCCACTCACCGGCCTCGCCAATCGGTTGCTGGTGCGCGAATGCTTTCTGAGACAGGCGCAATCGTGCCGGGTCGATCGCCAGATCGCCATTCACTATCTCGATCTCGACGGGTTCAAGGCGATCAACGACCAGTTCGGCCATCCCATCGGAGACAGGCTGCTGGTCCAGGTCGCCGAGCGATTGGCGGCTACGGTAAGAGGTGAAGATGTCGTCCGCCGACTGGGCGGCGATGAATTTGTCGTGCTTCAGCCTGACGTTCTTCATGCGGACCAGGCGGAGCTTCTTGCGCGCCGCATTATCCGCCAACTCTCCGACAGCTACCACATCGACGATACGGAGATGCAGATTTCCGCCAGCGTCGGGATTTCGCTCGCGCCGGTTCATGGTCTCGACCTCGACAGGCTTCTGCAATGTGCCGATGCCGCGCTGTACCGTTCCAAGAGGAAGGGCAAAGCGCAGGTGCATTTCTGTGATGACCCGGTGCCGGGCGACCGGGGAAGGGCGGTTGCGTAG
- a CDS encoding MucR family transcriptional regulator produces the protein MAEPENPADVTALTVQLLSAYLTNNTVASENLADLIRTTRAALTHDAADSAPAEEPEVHTPAVSVRKSISSPEYLISLIDGKRYKTLKRHLAANGLTPETYRERYKLPANYPMVAPDFAAKRRAIAEQIGLGNRPKTASAVGNAEPVAAPLAGASTEPAAESKPSAAEIPAVKSPIARKGAPKSPEPAGKAKRKAATKPVKAKDNAPVAAAAEDDKVASAEPVAPKEKGKLKGSPTSASVDAAVPRKKRAARKDATADVAPAPIAEAIPAGASPPAPTPVRKPRGKLGLFGKGQAKPGDSDPAAEGQLPSEPVQAANPTKAPRGKRMARAPKATPSNAG, from the coding sequence ATGGCCGAACCTGAAAATCCCGCCGATGTCACGGCATTGACGGTGCAGTTGCTGAGCGCATACCTCACCAATAATACCGTTGCTTCGGAGAACCTCGCCGATCTCATCCGCACAACGAGGGCGGCGTTGACGCACGACGCCGCTGATTCTGCGCCAGCTGAGGAGCCTGAGGTGCACACGCCAGCCGTGTCGGTGCGAAAGAGCATATCGTCTCCTGAGTATCTCATCAGCCTCATCGACGGGAAGCGCTACAAGACGCTCAAGCGCCACTTGGCTGCAAATGGATTGACCCCGGAGACCTACCGCGAGCGGTACAAACTGCCGGCGAACTATCCCATGGTCGCCCCGGACTTCGCGGCCAAGCGCCGCGCCATTGCGGAGCAGATTGGTCTCGGCAATCGCCCGAAAACCGCCAGCGCCGTAGGCAATGCGGAGCCCGTTGCAGCGCCCCTGGCCGGGGCAAGCACTGAGCCTGCTGCCGAGAGCAAGCCATCGGCTGCGGAGATCCCTGCGGTCAAATCGCCAATCGCCAGGAAAGGGGCCCCGAAATCCCCAGAACCAGCAGGCAAGGCGAAGCGGAAGGCGGCTACCAAGCCAGTCAAAGCTAAAGATAATGCGCCAGTTGCTGCCGCCGCCGAGGATGACAAGGTTGCTTCGGCCGAGCCAGTCGCACCCAAGGAGAAAGGCAAGCTCAAGGGCAGTCCGACGTCCGCATCGGTAGACGCGGCAGTTCCCCGAAAGAAGCGCGCGGCGAGGAAGGACGCAACGGCTGACGTCGCGCCGGCTCCAATCGCCGAAGCAATTCCGGCGGGCGCGTCGCCACCCGCTCCTACACCGGTTCGCAAGCCGCGTGGCAAGTTAGGTCTATTCGGCAAAGGACAGGCGAAGCCGGGCGACAGTGATCCTGCAGCTGAGGGTCAATTACCTTCTGAACCCGTGCAGGCCGCTAATCCGACCAAGGCGCCGCGGGGCAAGCGGATGGCTCGTGCACCGAAAGCGACCCCGAGCAACGCTGGCTGA
- a CDS encoding HU family DNA-binding protein — translation MNNNDLAETIATDAGLTKADARKVVDAVFDAIADAAAKGEEISLNGFGKFKVKDTPEREGRNPATGEAMTIKAARKLSFTPAKGIKDKLNG, via the coding sequence ATGAACAACAATGATCTGGCCGAGACGATCGCCACCGATGCCGGCCTAACCAAGGCAGATGCGCGCAAGGTCGTCGACGCTGTGTTCGATGCGATCGCCGATGCGGCTGCCAAGGGCGAAGAGATTTCGCTGAACGGCTTCGGCAAGTTCAAGGTCAAGGACACACCTGAGCGCGAAGGCCGCAATCCGGCCACCGGCGAAGCGATGACGATCAAGGCCGCCCGCAAGCTGAGCTTCACCCCTGCCAAGGGCATCAAAGACAAGCTTAACGGCTGA
- a CDS encoding metallophosphoesterase family protein: MTEFTFVHAADLHLDSPLVGLAGKSADYAVRVEAASREAFDNLVSLAIEEGCRFILLAGDIFDGDLRNFQTGLYFMEGMRRLDEAGIAVFMVLGNHDSANRFADKLSLSGNVHVFPKNKAITHRLDDVGVAIHGRSFPRPDVSEDLAREYPAATEALFNIGVLHTACAGSEGHHARYAPCTPEQLTNHGYDYWALGHVHAYTVLGEHPHIVYPGNLQGRYPRETGPKGAVVVKVNDGGVTSLEHRALDVVRWASITVDVSGTSEHPELLDLIRGQITRGVEQADGRPLALRLTVTGTTPLHSRLILERTAFREDVETLLATLTDDVWLEKLRLETAHPEAPDAVDPTVAGKLDQEVTRLCQDSAIAQVLEARLAEIRTKLPAGAHADAFIEQMRAEIPERAAALARSLVSEAGHAPD, from the coding sequence TTGACCGAATTTACCTTTGTACATGCCGCGGATCTTCATCTCGATAGTCCCTTAGTTGGATTGGCCGGTAAATCTGCGGATTATGCCGTGCGCGTCGAGGCGGCGTCGCGCGAAGCCTTCGATAACCTGGTTTCCCTTGCAATCGAGGAGGGCTGCCGGTTCATTCTGTTGGCCGGTGACATTTTCGATGGCGATCTGCGTAACTTCCAGACGGGTCTTTATTTTATGGAAGGGATGCGCCGGCTTGACGAAGCCGGCATCGCAGTGTTCATGGTCCTTGGAAACCATGACTCCGCCAATCGTTTTGCCGACAAGCTGTCCCTATCGGGCAATGTACATGTCTTTCCCAAGAACAAGGCAATCACGCATCGTCTCGATGATGTCGGAGTCGCGATCCATGGGCGGAGCTTCCCCCGCCCGGACGTCTCCGAAGATCTGGCGCGCGAATATCCGGCAGCAACCGAGGCACTGTTCAATATCGGCGTTCTCCATACGGCCTGTGCGGGCAGCGAAGGTCATCACGCCCGGTATGCGCCCTGCACGCCCGAGCAGCTCACCAATCATGGCTATGACTATTGGGCGCTGGGCCACGTCCACGCCTATACCGTGCTCGGGGAGCACCCGCACATCGTCTATCCCGGTAATCTTCAAGGCCGGTACCCTCGTGAGACGGGCCCCAAGGGAGCCGTTGTGGTCAAGGTCAATGACGGCGGAGTCACCAGCCTCGAGCATCGCGCGCTGGATGTGGTGCGCTGGGCGTCGATCACTGTTGATGTGTCGGGAACGAGCGAACACCCGGAATTACTCGATCTTATTCGCGGCCAGATCACCCGAGGCGTTGAGCAAGCCGATGGACGGCCTCTTGCCTTGCGCCTGACGGTGACGGGAACGACACCGCTTCATTCCAGATTGATCCTCGAGCGCACCGCTTTCCGGGAGGACGTGGAAACACTGTTGGCAACGCTCACGGATGACGTGTGGCTTGAAAAGCTGAGGTTGGAAACGGCCCATCCTGAGGCGCCCGACGCAGTCGATCCAACGGTGGCTGGAAAGCTTGATCAGGAAGTGACCCGCCTCTGCCAGGACAGCGCGATTGCGCAAGTTCTCGAAGCGCGACTTGCCGAGATTCGGACGAAACTGCCCGCTGGAGCCCATGCCGATGCATTCATTGAGCAGATGCGCGCCGAGATACCCGAACGCGCCGCAGCCCTTGCGCGCAGTCTAGTCAGCGAGGCTGGTCATGCGCCTGACTGA